The Larimichthys crocea isolate SSNF chromosome X, L_crocea_2.0, whole genome shotgun sequence genome segment GTAATAAAATAAGAACTTTACACTAAATAGGGTTGGGTGATGTATCATTATATATCATGAGAATAAATTTGTGAACTGCCCGTTCCCCTCAACTCCACAGAggttttttaacatttcactgATTTGGTCTCACAGATCACAGCACTCAACTGTTGCTTTACGGCACTGAGTCACAGAAGTCACgtcaactatttcactgattttggatAACTGATTATTGATCATCAGTGATttttgaaactggatcatattttatagagaaaaaaatTCTCTTTTCCCTCTGATATCCTCTAGCTGAAGTGCaacaactctgtgatttacagagtttcctgatggacagcaaactgctgcaaactatagccaCTCTTCTGGATCTCAGTTGCACAAATGCAGGCGATTGAACTGTACAGCAGAGGCAAAATTTGTAACCTATTGTGCTGAATGTAGGCAGCATAGGTGGGGTCAAACATGCACACTTCTTTACTATTCTTTACTATTGACTGGTCACAGCTCACCAAACTCCTTGCAAATTAAAGATGTAAATTTATGTctttttaacttatttattatgaacatgttagcaaaccATTTACAAATTTCCAGGCCGATATACATTAGCATGTGAATCATGTTTCTGCCTTCAGCAGCAGGCGGGTCATTTTAAGCAAACCAGCTCTGATAATTTAACTGTCCACTACCTGGCCAGCACCACACAGtagacaaactgagctaacaaagtTAGCCAACAGCTGATTAGAACAGTGGAGCTTTTAGGAGCATGAATCAAATCTTTATCCCAGGAATGGTGGAGATCAAAACAGAGACATTAACATGTCAATGTGAATTCAATTGTACCATTGTTAAAATCAAACAGAACACAGTGACAATAGTGTAAAACCATTGAGACGAAGCAAAAAAATCTAGGCTAAGCTTTAGCTACTTCTACATCACAATATATTTcaagagacaataaaaaaaactcagctgTCTGTGAATTTTTCCGTTATATTCATATTGAAGTTTATGTCTCAATCCCAATACCCCAATTAATAGTTTTGGTTGCATTGGTGGGCAAAGTTGCATTCATTGGATAAAGTATCTTGATTCTTTGACTAAGTGATTAGCCAATTTAACCAAGTACTAACAACTATCATTCTTctatagtttttttaaaatttatatttatttacatgtatcAATTTAACTTGAAATATATATGGCCATTTTAATAATGTTCACAGGTCCTGGTTTAAATGATACATGCGATTTATGTTGGTGTATGTAAtatgatgttttaatgtttatgtttaatattgatgatgtttaatgataaattaaacattattatatatagtcTATTTCTAAAATGACTATTAATTAGTcaacatttttgctttaaatgaatgttCTGTAAAACAGTTTTAAGTTTCTGTTCCTACTTTTGCtatcattcagttcattcattgAGAAACAACCCATACCGGGTTGCTACAGTTTGCCTCAGCCTGCTGTGTGTTGTCCTGTTGGCTGGGGTCATAGGTCAGAGTGTCCACTGTGAGTCAacctctttgttttctctcacaaaTATTCACATGTTTAGGAAGTTGCTTGATGTCATGGTAAAATAACTGATTTACTGATATCTCTTATCTCTGGCAGATCAAAAAATAGAACAAGACCAGCAGAACAACCTAAAAGCCGTgattaaagagaaagagactgtACAGGAGAACCTAAAGACggtgaaaaaagagaaaagggatcTTGAGACCACACGTGATAACCTACAGCAAAACTTAGATTATGTATCTAAAAGAAGAGACCAGATACAGACAAATAACAGATTACTGACTGAAGAAACAAGCAACCTTAAAGCTAGCAAAACCCAGCTTCAGACCACTAATGCGGCtttacagaaagagacagaacagCTAAGGGCCAGTAACACTCAGCTTCAGACTAATAGTGATACCTTGACTACAGCCAGAGACCAATTACAGCAACGCTATGATTCAGCGGTCAAACGCAGAAATGAGTTACAGGCCAGCTATGACTCAGTGACCAAAGACAGGGACAATTTACAGAACAAATACAATAATGCAACCAGAGCAAGAGACCAGCTGCAAAAGGATTACAACACCATGATCGTGACTGTAGAGCATTTGCAGGACAGATACAACTACTCTTCCAATGAGAAAGACAAGCTAGAAAGCAGTCACCAAAACCTTACCATAGCAAAAGACACTCTGGAGGCCACTTACAAAGTGCTGGTAAAAGCAAGAGATGAGTTGCAGACTTCTTATAACTCCttgattaaagaaaaagaagatctTGAAAGCAGTTGCAAAATTGTAACTGATGAGAGAAACCTGTTCAGGATTAAAAATGACAACCTGACAGCTGAGAGAGACCAGCTGCAGAAGGAACTTGAGACCACAAAGACTCAAAGTGAGTAGAAATAATTGAGGAACTTGACAAAAGCACATAAGCAAGTATGTTTCATATTGTTCACCTGACAAAATGCATGTAGCCTTCTTGTCAAAATTTTGCTGGAGAAAGCTGGATGGTCTGCTTGCTATCTCATGTTCTCTAACTCTatgctttttttaaacccctttgtctctgtgtttggttattgatcaataaatatatagCTATTTCGAACAAGAGATGCCCCACTGGCTGGAGGAAATACCAGGGCAGCTGCTACTTTCCGTCTGCTAGCAAGAAATCCTGGAGGCTGAGCAGAGAAGACTGTCAACGCAAAGGAGCAGACCTGGCAATCATAACAAGCCAAGAGGAAATGGTTTGTTTATCTGTATGGATTTGTCTATATCTGCATGACCGTACGTGCAGATGACACTGTGTAAATTTTCATAAAATCATAATGTGTCAGCTCCTTAAGGGCATTTTATcttattaaagctgcactaatcaatattttcattctAACAATAAGACAATGGATGCGTAATGTGAAAATCACAGTGATGAAACCATTGGCAGAACACAGTGTTAGTAAAGCTGCCAAGCACTATTGGAAATAGTAGAAATGTAGGCAAATCAGACACCATAAAAGAGACTCTCTAGCTACTTCTAATAAATGCAGCtaatcaaaatgaaaagaatgaacaaatgaatgtgAATTAGATGCATTTGTCTTAAAGGTCAATTACTGATTTACAGATTTTAGCCCATTAATTAAACAATAGTTATACACTAGAAGATTTTAGATTATTGCTGACCACttttcaaaactgtttttgctaTAGCATTTTTCAAATAGACTCTTGAATAATTTAGTAAAACCTACCTGGGGGCGGCAccgtggtgcagtggttagcaccgtcacctcacagcaagaaggtagGAGCCTTGGCTGGgtacctttctgtgtggagtttccATGTTcttctcatgtctgtgtgggttctctccgggtactctggcttcctcccacattACAAAGACatggttaattggtgactctaaattggccgttgtctctatgtgccctgtgataagctggtgacttgtccagagtgtacAAATGTGGTTACAAATGGATGCCCTACCTGTAGTTGAAGCTGcatcaattgtttttttttggctactTGGGACCAGTGGAATTAGTTAGAGTCAACATTGAAGACAACATTGACAAACTTAAAACTTTATATGGTGAAAGAGCTTAGAAATTATTTATacacagcaaaagaaaactTGGCAACTCACTGAATGTCCTGAAGGACATATCAGTTTTCTTTAGCTTCCCCACTATGTCCAttagctagttgctaacttcaTTCATGATGTAATTTCATCCACTGTTagtatgaaaaaaataatgatcacTGCAAAGCAAAATGCAACTTAATGTAACCTTACATGTACAAAACTCACtacaaaaacctttaacttcAATTCTCTTCTCTCATAGAACTTCGTTAATAGCTTGTATACAACTGACAAAGAAGTCTGGATTGGATTGACTGATGAAGGAGTAGAAGGGCATTGGAAATGGGTAGATGGGACACCACTGGTCACAGCGTAAGAAACTCGCCCTGGGCAATGTTGGCTTTGTTTACCACAGGACAGATCTGTGTTTATCCTCATTTCAATGTCTCCTTGTCCTGCAGGTTCTGGGGTAAAGACCAGCCCAACAGCTTTGATGGGAGGAACCAGGACTGTGTGGAGTTCTGGCGCCGTTCGACACGGGCTGGCAACTGGAATGATGAGGCCTGTAACGTAGATGAACATTATCTCTGTGAGATGTAGTTTTCCTGTACAGAGAGGCCTAGAGCTTTGGCCTTATTGGCCAATGTCTGGTGCTGATTATCATCATGCAAGGTCAGTACAGTTAGAGCTGGGTGATATATTGAATATATTCACTATATTTAAATGTCAATAATATGCGTTTTGAGTTTTCAATATTGCTACTTGCTGCCACTGAGGGTAGTTACATTATTTTAGTCAGCCATTAAGCTTAGATGAGTTTAAATTGCAGTGCAATAGTTAGTGAAAGgctgtgtgttgtatttgttgccacagaaaagaaataacaaGTACCTGTTCATGTAATGTTTATATAGTGTCGTACTTTTCACAGCTGAGTTGCCCTAGACTGTGAACAACTAGTTAACAGCTACCAgtcactgagtttttttttttttttacttttttagttACTTTACCCACAGATTGTGGGTGACTGACTTCTAACTGCTAACCACTGTAACATTACACAAACAGCCATTCAGTGACTGTTACTGCAACCTAAGCTTATACATGCATACAATAACACTTTATGGCTGACTAAAGGTTACTGTGAGTGATGGTTTTTACCCTTCCTTAAAGGGTAAGTCTCATCAAGTAGCACACAGGTGATGTTAggctgtctacttttattatATGGATTTAAGCAAATGCGAACCCCactttgaaaatatttaaaaactactatggtaaaattattttaaaaagtattataACAAAATTCACTTTAAGTACTCACTGTGCAGTAATAATTCCTGTCAgtattactgctgcattaatgtgtacGTCACATTTTAGATTAGCAGTCTATGATTGAGGTAATTTGAATTACTTTAAATACTGCTGGCTAATTTAATCTACAACAATGTAAACAAGATCATTATATGTTTGCACTACGTTAGAATTCACTGTATGTTATTTGTGAATataaggatatatatatatatatatatatatatcgtaaACTGCGGCAAAGCCtaaaaatattgagatattCTTTATAACCATATCACCCAGCTCTAAATGTAGTACAAAAAATGGCTGTTAAACACTGGTGTCAGTGAATTGGAAATAATAGAAACACCGGACCCCGTGTTTGCTTAAGGcctaaaatgttttgttatgatGACTAAACTATTATGAAGTCAAATTTAGCACTTACACTGACGTAGGTTGGTTGGAGTAAACTGTCTTGGTGATGTGAAACCACATTGTTTCAAAGGTGACTGAGCTTTTTATAGATATCTGTGCATGTTGTAGAAACAATTATGCCAGTGTTATATAACTAATGATAATGAACTAATGACTCTGATGATTGTTGAATGATTTCCATTTATAAGTAGAATAAGACACTTTCAGATTATGTATAAACTAATTTGTTACTGTGATTAATTAATGAAGCATTTCCTATGAGTTGTACAATGTGTCCTCTAGCAGCAgcaatatactgtaatatacacAATTCAATATGTGCTAACAACCATTCATTCTGTGCTTTAACAATTTAAAtggaacaaacagaaaaaatgctttttattacaattatatatttttgcttttttacattttcatgaacagattttatatattgatttatgtaaacataaactgaatgattttaaataaaataatttaccttcaccttcttcttctactaGTGTAATGAATCAGATTCATAGAGTACACATACACTATACCTAAAGCTAAAGTTAGTAATGACAATGTGTTGGCTGACTAGGAACAATATCATCTGACACTGTCTGCATATGATATTATGGACACATTTCActacattaaagtctgtgtacaGGCAATTGctaaatttctttcaaaatacattaaatatgttagaaaatagttgctgaaaacacgtgaaagaACTTGatatgatatattactgaaatgtggagttagaggttaaaacagtttttcaccagttttcagtccaggataTTTTGGacggtcctaaagggtggctcgatgacacactgaggccaccctgagcaaacTCCtacacccctagcagagagacagagattaattcatctcactcagagtgtttcaaaggtagtcatgtcattttctgaactcatctgacacgtttcagtcacttcaaaattgctgcttgactgcttgagtgggcgtggctcaatcacattcagtggacacacccccacagtcctggagctgagaaccctgctcatttttacacgattttaacacctaatttcttaaacttgtcgatatatttaatcattcaaatttggctgggtggttaataacagtttcttctttagtctgatgAACTCAGAagacatatttattattactttacacagactttagaGCAACattacagctgtccatatttacaaatGTGGGCGTACGACAAATGGCAAAACATATgaggggccgtcagggacattattcagaaatacctctcacacacactactgaaatattacgctcttacacacactagtgaaacgctcttacacacactagtgaaacgctctcacacacactactgaaatattacgctcttacacacactagtgaaacgctcttacacacactagtgaaacgctctcacacacactactgaaatattacgctcttacacacactagtgaaacgctcttacacacactagtgaaatgcctctcacacacactactgaaatgctctcacacacactactgaaacgctcctcacacacactactgaaatgctctcacacacactactgaaatgctctcacacacactgcttatgctctcacacacactactgagtTTCAGTgaaccggaaggcatttcagtgaaccggaaggcatttcatgaaaccggaaggcatttcacttaaaccggaaggcatttcagtgtaaccggaaggcgTTTCACTAAAACCGGAAGGCGGGTTGTAAGAGGGAGCGCAGCATCGTTGGCTTGCAGATGTCGCGCCAGGAGGAGCTTTCCAGTGGACTTACAGAAGCTGCCGCGCtactcaacaacattttgtcatcagtgGAGACAATTCGAACATTATCTAATGCAACAGCGAGCAGGCAACAGTGCCACGCCCCCTTGAGTGCCGACACGTGGAGAGCCGGCTTACGGCGCTTTTCCCGTCTCGCGCCGCAATGGCGCGGCGCAACACCAGCTGTTGGCCCGGTCAGGAGCTCGTGCCGCGTTACCAAGCTCAGCAGAGCTTCGGGACATGGAACCAGGACAACCGGCCAACACGCTGGGTGTTACAAACCCGCCTTCGGTTTAAGCGGACAcgccttccggttacactgaaatgccttccggtttaagtgaaatgccttccggtttaaGTGAAGTGCCTTCTGGTTtcactgaaatgccttccggtttcactgaaatgccttccggttacactgaaatctcagtagtgtgtgtgagagcatttcagtagtgtgtgtgagagcgtttcagtagtgtgtgtgagagcatttcagtagtgtgtgtgagagcatttcagtagtgtgtgtgagagcgtttcagtagtgtgtgtgagagcatttcactagtgtgtgtgagagcatttcagtagtgtgtgtgagagcatttcactagtgtgtgtaagagcgtaatatttcagtagtgtgtgtgagagcgtttcactagtgtgtgtaagagcgtttcactagtgtgtgtaagagcgtaatatttcagtagtgtgtgtgagagcgtttcactagtgtgtgtgagagcgtttcactagtgtgtgtaagagcgcttcactagtgtgtgtaagagcgtaatatttcagtagtgtgtgtgagaggtatttctgaataatgtccctgacggcccctcATAAAAACATGCCCAAGTGACCTAGACACAGG includes the following:
- the LOC104927683 gene encoding CD209 antigen-like, with the protein product MAVEYHSSTAKNMESKIGYEQFFEDGIKLRYSVHSLRNNPYRVATVCLSLLCVVLLAGVIGQSVHYQKIEQDQQNNLKAVIKEKETVQENLKTVKKEKRDLETTRDNLQQNLDYVSKRRDQIQTNNRLLTEETSNLKASKTQLQTTNAALQKETEQLRASNTQLQTNSDTLTTARDQLQQRYDSAVKRRNELQASYDSVTKDRDNLQNKYNNATRARDQLQKDYNTMIVTVEHLQDRYNYSSNEKDKLESSHQNLTIAKDTLEATYKVLVKARDELQTSYNSLIKEKEDLESSCKIVTDERNLFRIKNDNLTAERDQLQKELETTKTQTISNKRCPTGWRKYQGSCYFPSASKKSWRLSREDCQRKGADLAIITSQEEMNFVNSLYTTDKEVWIGLTDEGVEGHWKWVDGTPLVTAFWGKDQPNSFDGRNQDCVEFWRRSTRAGNWNDEACNVDEHYLCEM